A single region of the Microtus ochrogaster isolate Prairie Vole_2 chromosome 2, MicOch1.0, whole genome shotgun sequence genome encodes:
- the Tmem211 gene encoding transmembrane protein 211, whose translation MEVSVRAALGLSLTGMSGLSLVSPAWFQSPSFSYGVFMHCSWSQNNHWNQSCMTFGSLKDMPGLAWKVSAATLLGGWVLLAISALLLLAWALASRRLYPRRGSGPTPVVQAAATASTLVGLLVFPVTLASPLAKEVCEGSSVYYSGTCQLSWGYATAILNAVLTSLLVVIGWPQMTTSQRTAIPTPRDTQGITLVSE comes from the exons ATGGAGGTCAGCGTGAGGGCTGCTCTGGGACTCTCGCTCACAGGCATGTCTGGCCTCAGCCTGGTGTCCCCTGCCTGGTTCCAGAGCCCTTCCTTCTCCTATGGTGTCTTCATGCACTGCTCCTGGTCACAGAATAACCACTGGAACCAGAGCTGTATGACTTTCGGGTCCCTGAAGGACATGCCTGGCTTGGCCTGGAAG GTCTCTGCGGCAACGCTCCTGGGAGGCTGGGTCCTGCTGGCCATTAGTGCTCTTCTTCTTTTGGCCTGGGCACTGGCCTCGAGAAGATTATATCCCAGGAGGGGCTCTGGTCCAACACCTGTGGTGCAGGCAGCAGCAA CAGCCTCCACTCTTGTAGGCCTGCTGGTTTTTCCAGTCACTCTGGCTTCCCCATTAGCCAAAGAAGTCTGTGAAGGCTCCTCCGTGTACTACAGTGGAACATGCCAGCTGAGCTGGGGCTATGCCACTGCCATTCTCAATGCGGTCCTGACCAGCCTGCTTGTTGTCATTGGATGGCCTCAGATGACCACAAGCCAGAGGACAGCCATCCCCACCCCTCGTGACACTCAGGGAATCACCCTTGTGtcagaataa